In Ictidomys tridecemlineatus isolate mIctTri1 chromosome 16, mIctTri1.hap1, whole genome shotgun sequence, a single genomic region encodes these proteins:
- the Ghrl gene encoding appetite-regulating hormone isoform X2: protein MFSAGTICSLLLLSVLWVDVAMAGSSFLSPEHQKAQQRKESKKPPAKLQPRAIDGWLHQEDTDQADGAEDELEIRFNAPFDMAIKLFGAQYQQHSRALRKFLQDILWEEAKEALADQ from the exons ATGTTCTCTGCGGGGACCATCTgcagcctgctgctcctcagtgTGCTCTGGGTGGACGTGGCCATGGCAGGCTCCAGCTTCCTGAGCCCCGAACATCAGAAAGCCCAG CAAAGAAAGGAGTCCAAGAAGCCACCAGCCAAACTGCAGCCCAGAGCTATCGATGGCTGGCTCCACCAAGAGGACACAGACCAGGCGGATGGCGCAGAGGACGAGCTGGAGATCCGG TTCAATGCTCCCTTTGACATGGCAATCAAGCTGTTTGGGGCTCAGTACCAGCAGCACAGCCGGGCCCTGAGGAAGTTTCTTCAGGACATCCTTTGGGAAGAGGCCAAAG AGGCCCTGGCTGACCAGTGA
- the Ghrl gene encoding appetite-regulating hormone isoform X1 → MFSAGTICSLLLLSVLWVDVAMAGSSFLSPEHQKAQQRKESKKPPAKLQPRAIDGWLHQEDTDQADGAEDELEIRFNAPFDMAIKLFGAQYQQHSRALRKFLQDILWEEAKGESFSGSG, encoded by the exons ATGTTCTCTGCGGGGACCATCTgcagcctgctgctcctcagtgTGCTCTGGGTGGACGTGGCCATGGCAGGCTCCAGCTTCCTGAGCCCCGAACATCAGAAAGCCCAG CAAAGAAAGGAGTCCAAGAAGCCACCAGCCAAACTGCAGCCCAGAGCTATCGATGGCTGGCTCCACCAAGAGGACACAGACCAGGCGGATGGCGCAGAGGACGAGCTGGAGATCCGG TTCAATGCTCCCTTTGACATGGCAATCAAGCTGTTTGGGGCTCAGTACCAGCAGCACAGCCGGGCCCTGAGGAAGTTTCTTCAGGACATCCTTTGGGAAGAGGCCAAAGGTGAGTCTTTTTCTGGGTCAGGTTAA
- the Tatdn2 gene encoding 3'-5' RNA nuclease TATDN2 isoform X1: MASERRKVKYHWSSTSEGCPSKRSCLREPSDVAPSSRSAHSSASRSRGGSSSKRLKAYKEDDVACSPRLSRSSTRRRNSSSSSSSHSSGPGVGGAASKGCLIRSARAFLSSKGTSMRPANPSLEEMASLEEEACSLKVDSKDSSRNSMNSEFAAEAEGQNDGMEETNKVQKRKRNRVGDQGSAVIYLKALQGILGKSMPRRKEAATPRVKPSPGVRPSRAEGPAGSVTVSPPQKEKESPPEVKVEEEPPDTSSFCDRRVIVDPQEKPVEEPLGDRRTVIDKPSPPLEFLDDSDTHLEIQKHQEREVVIEHPSSGSDWSDVDEVSTVRFSQEEPISLKYSAVPEPSSFPTDYVMYPPHLYSSPWRDYASYWANSLKTPGHPSVGSSQDTVQAGTSSHGLLSDYPPTSTVSSQSTSRDLEATNEGRSQNSRSLRFSRSSVEEVKEKRTFREESPPRPCGGQASGSLPRSHWESSLEEGFIDTHCHLDMLYSKLSFKGTFTKFRKIYSSSFPKEFQGCISDFCDPRTLTDCLWEELLKEDLVWGAFGCHPHFARYYSESQERNLLQALRHPKAVAFGEMGLDYSYKCTTPVPEQHKVFERQLQLAVSLKKPLVIHCREADEDLLDIMKKFVPSDYKIHRHCFTGSYPVIEPLLKYFPNMSVGFTAVLTYSSAWEARDALKQIPLERIIVETDAPYFLPRQVPKSLCQYAHPGLALHTVREIARVKDEPLSRTLATLRENTSRLYNL, translated from the exons ATGGCGTCGGAGAGGCGCAAGGTCAAGTACCACTGGAGCAGCACTTCGGAAGGCTGTCCCAGCAAGCGCAGCTGCCTCCGGGAGCCCAGTGATGTGGCCCCCTCCAGCCGGTCAGCTCACAGCTCTGCGTCGCGTTCACGAGGGGGCAGTAGCTCCAAGCGCCTGAAAGCATACAAGGAGGACGATGTGGCTTGCTCGCCGAGGTTATCCAGGAGCTCAACTCGACGCAgaaattcctcctcctcctcctcttcccattCCTCGGGCCCAGGTGTGGGCGGGGCCGCCTCCAAAGGCTGCCTGATTCGGAGCGCTCGCGCGTTCCTTTCGTCGAAGGGAACCTCTATGCGTCCTGCCAACCCCTCCCTAGAAGAAATGGCTTCTCTGGAGGAGGAAGCCTGCAGCCTTAAG GTTGATTCCAAAGATAGTTCTCGTAACTCCATGAACTCTGAATTTGCAGCTGAAGCTGAGGGTCAGAATGATGGGATGGAAGAAACAAACAAGGtccagaaaaggaagaggaatagGGTTGGGGACCAGGGCTCCGCAGTGATCTACTTGAAGGCTCTACAGGGCATTCTGGGGAAGTCCATGCCCAGAAGGAAAGAAGCTGCCACCCCAAGGGTGAAGCCAAGCCCAGGAGTGCGTCCCAGCCGTGCCGAAGGACCAGCCGGAAGTGTCACGGTCTCTCCtcctcagaaagaaaaagagtcgCCTCCAGAGGTCAAAGTGGAGGAGGAACCTCCTGACACGAGCAGCTTCTGTGACAGAAGGGTGATTGTGGACCCTCAGGAGAAGCCAGTTGAGGAGCCACTTGGTGACCGAAGGACAGTCATTGACAAGCCCTCTCCCCCGCTAGAATTTTTGGATGACTCTGACACTCATTTAGAAATCCAAAAA cATCAGGAGAGGGAGGTGGTGATTGAGCACCCCTCTTCAGGAAGCGACTGGTCTGATGTGGATGAGGTCTCCACGGTCAGATTCTCTCAGGAGGAGCCCATTTCGCTGAAGTACTCCGCAGTTCCAGAGCCTTCTTCCTTCCCCACTGATTATGTCATGTACCCCCCTCATTTGTACAGTAGTCCTTGGCGTGACTATGCCAGTTACTGGGCCAACAGTCTCAAGACTCCTGGCCATCCCTCTGTGGGCAGCAGCCAGGACACGGTGCAGGCTGGGACAAGCAGCCACGGCCTCCTAAGTGATTATCCCCCCACCTCCACAGTGAGCTCCCAGAGCACCTCCAGAGACCTGGAGGCCACGAATGAAGGCAGATCCCAGAATTCCCGTTCCCTGCGTTTCTCCAGAAGCTCCGTAGAAGAAGTGAAGGAGAAAAGAACATTCCGAGAGGAGTCTCCACCTCGTCCCTGTGGTGGTCAGGCATCTGGCTCTCTGCCACGGAGCCACTGGGAGTCCAGCCTGGAGGAGGGCTTCATAGACACCCACTGCCACTTGGATATGCTGTACTCCAAGTTGTCTTTCAAGGGGACCTTTACAAAGTTCAGAAAGATTTATAGCAGCTCCTTCCCCAAGGAATTTCAGGGTTGCATCTCTGACTTCTGTGACCCTCGGACACTGACGGACTGCCTGTGGGAGGAGCTGCTGAAGGAGGACCTAGTCTGGGGGGCCTTTGGCTGTCACCCCCATTTTGCACGTTACTATAGTGAAAGTCAAGAGAGAAATTTGTTGCAGGCCTTGAGGCACCCCAAGGCTGTGGCCTTTGGGGAAATGGGCTTGGATTACTCTTACAAGTGTACTACACCCGTCCCAGAGCAGCACAAG GTATTTGAGAGACAGCTGCAGCTGGCCGTGTCTCTAAAGAAGCCCTTGGTCATTCACTGTCGAGAAGCTGATGAAGATTTGTTGGACATCATGAAAAAATTTGTACCTTCTGACTACAAGATCCATAG GCATTGTTTCACCGGCAGCTATCCGGTCATTGAGCCCCTGTTGAAGTACTTCCCCAACATGTCAGTGGGCTTCACGGCAGTCCTGACCTACTCCTCCGCCTGGGAGGCCCGGGACGCTCTGAAACAGATTCCACTGGAGAGAATCATTGTGGAAACGGATGCCCCTTACTTCCTGCCTCGCCAG GTTCCCAAGAGCCTTTGCCAATACGCCCATCCGGGCCTGGCCCTGCACACGGTCCGAGAGATTGCCAGGGTCAAAGACGAGCCGCTCTCCCGCACACTGGCCACCTTGCGTGAGAACACCAGCCGCCTCTACAACCTCTGA
- the Tatdn2 gene encoding 3'-5' RNA nuclease TATDN2 isoform X2, whose product MASERRKVKYHWSSTSEGCPSKRSCLREPSDVAPSSRSAHSSASRSRGGSSSKRLKAYKEDDVACSPRLSRSSTRRRNSSSSSSSHSSGPGVGGAASKGCLIRSARAFLSSKGTSMRPANPSLEEMASLEEEACSLKVDSKDSSRNSMNSEFAAEAEGQNDGMEETNKVQKRKRNRVGDQGSAVIYLKALQGILGKSMPRRKEAATPRVKPSPGVRPSRAEGPAGSVTVSPPQKEKESPPEVKVEEEPPDTSSFCDRRVIVDPQEKPVEEPLGDRRTVIDKPSPPLEFLDDSDTHLEIQKHQEREVVIEHPSSGSDWSDVDEVSTVRFSQEEPISLKYSAVPEPSSFPTDYVMYPPHLYSSPWRDYASYWANSLKTPGHPSVGSSQDTVQAGTSSHGLLSDYPPTSTVSSQSTSRDLEATNEGRSQNSRSLRFSRSSVEEVKEKRTFREESPPRPCGGQASGSLPRSHWESSLEEGFIDTHCHLDMLYSKLSFKGTFTKFRKIYSSSFPKEFQGCISDFCDPRTLTDCLWEELLKEDLVWGAFGCHPHFARYYSESQERNLLQALRHPKAVAFGEMGLDYSYKCTTPVPEQHKALFHRQLSGH is encoded by the exons ATGGCGTCGGAGAGGCGCAAGGTCAAGTACCACTGGAGCAGCACTTCGGAAGGCTGTCCCAGCAAGCGCAGCTGCCTCCGGGAGCCCAGTGATGTGGCCCCCTCCAGCCGGTCAGCTCACAGCTCTGCGTCGCGTTCACGAGGGGGCAGTAGCTCCAAGCGCCTGAAAGCATACAAGGAGGACGATGTGGCTTGCTCGCCGAGGTTATCCAGGAGCTCAACTCGACGCAgaaattcctcctcctcctcctcttcccattCCTCGGGCCCAGGTGTGGGCGGGGCCGCCTCCAAAGGCTGCCTGATTCGGAGCGCTCGCGCGTTCCTTTCGTCGAAGGGAACCTCTATGCGTCCTGCCAACCCCTCCCTAGAAGAAATGGCTTCTCTGGAGGAGGAAGCCTGCAGCCTTAAG GTTGATTCCAAAGATAGTTCTCGTAACTCCATGAACTCTGAATTTGCAGCTGAAGCTGAGGGTCAGAATGATGGGATGGAAGAAACAAACAAGGtccagaaaaggaagaggaatagGGTTGGGGACCAGGGCTCCGCAGTGATCTACTTGAAGGCTCTACAGGGCATTCTGGGGAAGTCCATGCCCAGAAGGAAAGAAGCTGCCACCCCAAGGGTGAAGCCAAGCCCAGGAGTGCGTCCCAGCCGTGCCGAAGGACCAGCCGGAAGTGTCACGGTCTCTCCtcctcagaaagaaaaagagtcgCCTCCAGAGGTCAAAGTGGAGGAGGAACCTCCTGACACGAGCAGCTTCTGTGACAGAAGGGTGATTGTGGACCCTCAGGAGAAGCCAGTTGAGGAGCCACTTGGTGACCGAAGGACAGTCATTGACAAGCCCTCTCCCCCGCTAGAATTTTTGGATGACTCTGACACTCATTTAGAAATCCAAAAA cATCAGGAGAGGGAGGTGGTGATTGAGCACCCCTCTTCAGGAAGCGACTGGTCTGATGTGGATGAGGTCTCCACGGTCAGATTCTCTCAGGAGGAGCCCATTTCGCTGAAGTACTCCGCAGTTCCAGAGCCTTCTTCCTTCCCCACTGATTATGTCATGTACCCCCCTCATTTGTACAGTAGTCCTTGGCGTGACTATGCCAGTTACTGGGCCAACAGTCTCAAGACTCCTGGCCATCCCTCTGTGGGCAGCAGCCAGGACACGGTGCAGGCTGGGACAAGCAGCCACGGCCTCCTAAGTGATTATCCCCCCACCTCCACAGTGAGCTCCCAGAGCACCTCCAGAGACCTGGAGGCCACGAATGAAGGCAGATCCCAGAATTCCCGTTCCCTGCGTTTCTCCAGAAGCTCCGTAGAAGAAGTGAAGGAGAAAAGAACATTCCGAGAGGAGTCTCCACCTCGTCCCTGTGGTGGTCAGGCATCTGGCTCTCTGCCACGGAGCCACTGGGAGTCCAGCCTGGAGGAGGGCTTCATAGACACCCACTGCCACTTGGATATGCTGTACTCCAAGTTGTCTTTCAAGGGGACCTTTACAAAGTTCAGAAAGATTTATAGCAGCTCCTTCCCCAAGGAATTTCAGGGTTGCATCTCTGACTTCTGTGACCCTCGGACACTGACGGACTGCCTGTGGGAGGAGCTGCTGAAGGAGGACCTAGTCTGGGGGGCCTTTGGCTGTCACCCCCATTTTGCACGTTACTATAGTGAAAGTCAAGAGAGAAATTTGTTGCAGGCCTTGAGGCACCCCAAGGCTGTGGCCTTTGGGGAAATGGGCTTGGATTACTCTTACAAGTGTACTACACCCGTCCCAGAGCAGCACAAG GCATTGTTTCACCGGCAGCTATCCGGTCATTGA